A single region of the Hyphomonas adhaerens MHS-3 genome encodes:
- the cydB gene encoding cytochrome d ubiquinol oxidase subunit II, translating to MELPLDYATLKVLWWGLVGVLLIGYALTDGYDLGVASLLPFVAKNDKERRLVINSIGPMWEGHQVWLITGGGALFAAWPYVYAISFSGFYLAMFVVLAALILRPVGFKYRSKRESATWRTSWDWALFVGGFVPALIFGVALGNVLQGVPFDIDRTLRATYTGGLLGLLNPFALLCGLASVAMLVVHGASWLVVKIEHGHVMNRAAKFGQIAALLVIVFYAAAGIWLAMAGMGYRIVTDIDPNGVANPLRKEVVLEAGAWLTNYGKYPWMILAPALGFIGSALAFIGLRNKTSLSLIGSGLAATGIVASVGASMFPFILPSSINPNASLTVWDSSSSHLTLFIMLIVTVIFVPIILAYTAWVFKVLWGRLTTEEANAAGTY from the coding sequence ATGGAACTTCCTCTCGACTATGCAACGCTGAAAGTCCTCTGGTGGGGCCTCGTCGGCGTGCTGCTCATCGGTTACGCCCTGACGGACGGATATGACCTTGGCGTCGCGTCGCTGCTGCCCTTCGTGGCAAAGAACGACAAGGAACGGCGTCTCGTCATCAACTCCATCGGTCCGATGTGGGAAGGCCACCAGGTGTGGCTGATCACGGGCGGCGGCGCCTTGTTCGCGGCCTGGCCCTATGTGTATGCGATCAGTTTCTCCGGATTCTATCTCGCCATGTTCGTGGTGCTTGCCGCACTGATCTTGAGGCCTGTGGGCTTCAAGTACCGGTCAAAACGGGAAAGCGCCACCTGGCGTACCTCGTGGGACTGGGCGCTGTTCGTCGGCGGCTTTGTTCCGGCCCTGATCTTCGGTGTGGCCCTTGGCAATGTGCTGCAGGGTGTTCCGTTCGACATCGACCGGACGCTGCGGGCGACTTATACGGGCGGCCTGCTCGGCTTGCTGAATCCGTTTGCCCTTCTGTGCGGTCTCGCGTCGGTGGCGATGCTCGTCGTGCATGGGGCGTCCTGGCTGGTCGTGAAGATCGAGCATGGGCATGTCATGAACCGGGCGGCGAAGTTCGGCCAGATCGCTGCGCTGCTGGTCATCGTCTTCTACGCGGCGGCTGGAATCTGGCTCGCCATGGCGGGCATGGGCTATCGCATCGTGACGGACATTGATCCGAACGGCGTGGCCAATCCGCTGCGCAAGGAAGTCGTCCTGGAAGCGGGTGCCTGGCTCACCAATTACGGCAAGTATCCGTGGATGATCCTCGCACCGGCGCTCGGCTTTATCGGCTCGGCCCTGGCCTTCATTGGCCTCCGGAACAAGACATCTCTGTCTCTGATCGGGTCCGGCCTTGCCGCGACCGGCATCGTGGCGTCCGTCGGCGCATCGATGTTCCCCTTCATCCTGCCCAGCTCGATCAACCCGAATGCCAGCCTGACCGTGTGGGACAGCTCGTCCAGCCATCTCACCCTGTTCATCATGCTGATCGTGACGGTCATCTTCGTTCCGATCATTCTGGCCTATACAGCCTGGGTGTTCAAAGTCCTCTGGGGTCGTCTGACCACAGAGGAGGCAAACGCCGCCGGCACCTATTAA
- the cydX gene encoding cytochrome bd-I oxidase subunit CydX encodes MWYFSWILGLGLALTFGILNAMWNEVSMGEAGENDLEID; translated from the coding sequence ATGTGGTATTTCAGCTGGATACTTGGCCTTGGCCTTGCGCTGACCTTCGGCATCCTCAATGCGATGTGGAACGAAGTTTCCATGGGCGAAGCCGGTGAGAACGATCTGGAGATCGATTGA